The sequence ATTTAATGAAATTATCGTTAAATTATCGACTCGCCCTGAAAACAGAGTAGGCAGTGATGAGGTATGGGACAAAGCTGAACATGCATTAGAACAGGCATTAAATGCTGCCGGTCTTGACTGGGATTTACAACCGGGCGAAGGCGCATTTTATGGTCCGAAGATTGAGTTCTCTTTAAAAGATTGTCTCGGTCGTGTGTGGCAATGCGGTACTATTCAGGTGGATTTCTCAATGCCTGGACGTCTGGATGCGGCGTATGTCGCGGATGATGGCAGTAAACAAGTTCCGGTTATGCTGCATCGTGCCATCCTTGGGTCTTTAGAAAGATTCATCGGCATCTTAATAGAAGAGTATGCTGGTGCCTTCCCAACATGGCTTGCACCCAAGCAAGTTGTGGTAATGGGAATCAGTGATAAACAATCTGAATACGTCAGAAATATCACCAACAATTTGCAGAAACAAGGATTTAGAGTCGATTCGGACTTGAGAAACGAGAAGATTGGCTTTAAAATACGCGAGCACACTTTACGTCGTGTACCATATCTGATTGTTGTGGGTGAACGTGAAGCAGAAAATAATGCCGTGGCAGTACGCACTCGAAAAGGCGAAGACCTAGGTGCAATGCAACTTGAGGACTTTGTTGGCTTGCTACAGAAAGATGTTGCGAGTCGCGGTCGAATAATTATAGAGGATTAGAACATCGCTACAGATCAAAAAAGGCTGAATGGAGAAATCACAGCCAAAGAAGTACGATTAACAGATTCTAATGGTGAGCAAGTGGGCATCGTTACGCTGAAAGAAGCGTTGGAACGAGCCGAACAAGCTGATCTGGATTTGGTGGAAATCGCACCACAAGCGACTCCACCAGTATGCCGTATCATGGATTACGGCAAGTTTTTGTTTGAAGAAGGCAAGCAGAAAGCGCTAGCTAAGAAAAAACAGAAACAAATTCAGGTGAAGGAAGTTAAATTCCGACCTGGAACAGAAGAAGGGGATTATCAGGTAAAACTACGCAACCTGATACGTTTCCTAGAAAGCGGAAATAAAGCTAAAGTCAGTCTCAGATTTCGTGGAC is a genomic window of Methylophaga thalassica containing:
- the infC gene encoding translation initiation factor IF-3; translation: MATDQKRLNGEITAKEVRLTDSNGEQVGIVTLKEALERAEQADLDLVEIAPQATPPVCRIMDYGKFLFEEGKQKALAKKKQKQIQVKEVKFRPGTEEGDYQVKLRNLIRFLESGNKAKVSLRFRGREMAHQDLGLKLLERVAEDLKELSNVEQRPKKEGRQMTMVLAPVSKK